In one window of Azoarcus olearius DNA:
- a CDS encoding LemA family protein: protein MPISLFRLARLAAIAAFAALLSGCGYNDFQRLDEQSKAAWAEVLNQYQRRADLIPNLVNTVKGEASFEQETLTRVIEARSRATAIQVTPEMLDDPDAMARFQQAQGQLGSALSRLLAVAENYPNLKANQGFQDLRVQLEGTENRITVARNKYIQSIQEYNVLARSFPTNLTAMVFSYKPKAGFTVANEAEISRPPTVDFGTPPAQPAR, encoded by the coding sequence ATGCCCATTTCCCTTTTCCGACTTGCGCGCCTCGCCGCGATCGCCGCGTTCGCCGCCCTGCTGAGCGGCTGCGGCTACAACGACTTCCAGCGCCTCGATGAACAGAGCAAGGCCGCCTGGGCCGAAGTGCTCAACCAGTACCAGCGCCGCGCCGACCTCATCCCCAACCTGGTGAATACGGTCAAGGGCGAAGCCAGCTTCGAGCAGGAAACGCTGACCCGCGTGATCGAGGCCCGCTCGCGCGCGACCGCGATCCAGGTGACGCCGGAAATGCTCGACGACCCGGACGCGATGGCGCGCTTCCAGCAGGCGCAGGGGCAACTCGGCAGCGCGCTGTCGCGGTTGCTCGCGGTGGCGGAGAACTACCCCAACCTGAAGGCCAACCAGGGCTTCCAGGATCTGCGCGTGCAGCTCGAAGGCACCGAAAACCGCATCACCGTGGCGCGCAACAAGTACATCCAGAGCATCCAGGAATACAACGTGCTGGCGCGCAGCTTCCCCACCAACCTCACCGCGATGGTGTTCAGCTACAAGCCCAAGGCCGGCTTCACCGTCGCCAACGAAGCCGAAATCTCGCGCCCGCCCACGGTCGATTTCGGTACCCCGCCCGCCCAGCCGGCGCGCTGA
- a CDS encoding dodecin gives MSDHVYKLVELVGSSQTGVDDAIRNAIEAAGRTVRHIDWFEVTETRGHVVDGRVAHFQVTLKVGFRIENE, from the coding sequence ATGTCGGACCATGTGTACAAGCTCGTAGAACTTGTCGGCTCGTCGCAAACGGGCGTCGATGATGCCATTCGCAATGCCATCGAGGCAGCGGGAAGGACCGTGCGGCACATCGACTGGTTCGAGGTGACCGAGACCCGCGGCCATGTGGTGGATGGCAGGGTGGCCCACTTCCAGGTGACGCTGAAGGTGGGCTTCCGCATCGAGAACGAATAG